In a genomic window of Gemmatimonadetes bacterium T265:
- a CDS encoding glycosyl transferase, translating to MSAPAAANRARPLRSPRAAARELSRVVSTHVVGGAARAAQRATRRGAHGAPITTGPDRTVLLFYEDVEADRLVPNDRYVRRAARRAYHAVTAGQSVSGFEIAFRMLRTALERAGCRVVVNNPALARRHPDHPVGICGYPHVLDRWSLPNPAVLGPGLFDHPSQAPRLMDDARFRSYLVPCAWYRDVFAPQYGDRCALWFGGIDTDAWPDLAAAPKDIDFLVYDKIRWNREALNASLMQPLLATLAERGQRVHVLRRGAYDLAEYRALLGRARGVLFVCEHETQGLAYQEAMACNVPILAWDPGEWLDPQRAAWTPDPVPASSVPFFDARCGERFADAAEFSAALDRFLARRAEYAPRAYVGQHLSFEESARLYLAAYTAAARR from the coding sequence GTGAGCGCGCCGGCCGCCGCCAACCGCGCGCGCCCGCTCCGCTCGCCCCGGGCCGCGGCGCGCGAACTCTCTCGCGTCGTGTCGACCCACGTAGTCGGCGGCGCCGCGCGTGCCGCCCAACGGGCCACACGCCGCGGCGCCCACGGCGCGCCGATCACGACCGGCCCCGACCGCACCGTCCTCCTCTTCTACGAAGACGTAGAAGCCGACCGGCTCGTTCCGAACGACCGCTACGTGCGGCGCGCCGCACGCCGCGCCTACCACGCCGTCACCGCGGGGCAGAGCGTGAGCGGGTTCGAGATCGCCTTCCGCATGCTGCGCACGGCGCTCGAGCGGGCCGGCTGCCGCGTCGTCGTCAACAACCCGGCACTCGCGCGGCGCCACCCGGACCACCCGGTCGGCATCTGCGGCTACCCGCACGTACTCGACCGCTGGTCGCTGCCCAACCCCGCCGTGTTAGGCCCCGGCCTCTTCGACCACCCGTCACAGGCGCCGCGGCTGATGGACGACGCGCGCTTCCGGTCGTACCTCGTCCCGTGCGCGTGGTACCGCGACGTGTTCGCGCCCCAGTACGGCGACCGCTGCGCCCTCTGGTTCGGCGGCATTGACACCGACGCGTGGCCCGACCTCGCCGCCGCGCCCAAGGACATCGACTTCCTCGTCTACGACAAGATCCGCTGGAACCGCGAGGCGCTGAACGCGTCGCTCATGCAGCCGCTACTCGCCACGCTCGCCGAGCGCGGACAGCGCGTCCACGTCCTCCGGCGCGGCGCCTACGACCTCGCGGAGTACCGGGCGTTGCTCGGACGCGCCCGGGGCGTCCTGTTCGTGTGCGAGCACGAGACGCAAGGCCTCGCCTATCAGGAGGCGATGGCCTGCAACGTCCCGATCCTCGCCTGGGACCCGGGGGAGTGGCTCGACCCGCAGCGCGCCGCGTGGACGCCGGACCCGGTCCCCGCGTCGTCGGTGCCGTTCTTCGACGCGCGGTGCGGCGAGCGGTTCGCGGACGCGGCCGAGTTCTCGGCGGCGCTCGACCGGTTCCTCGCGCGGCGGGCCGAGTACGCGCCGCGGGCCTACGTGGGGCAGCACCTGTCGTTCGAGGAGTCGGCCCGGCTCTACCTCGCGGCCTACACCGCCGCGGCCCGGCGCTGA
- the exuT gene encoding hexuronate transporter: MHAMRPRVELAAVASAVEETRVRRPAPADAPNGPPRAGHVRWVICALLFAATTVNYVDRQVLGILAPTLQHGLGWTEADYGNIVSWFTLAYGAGFLFAGRAIDALGTRAGLALALVAWSLASMGHALASTVAGFSAARFALGLAESANFPASIKTVAEWFPVRERALATGLFNAGTNVGAIVAPVVVPWIALAWGWRMAFVVTGAVGFLWLGAWLTFYRRPDEHPRVTPAELAYVRGDAPRATPNCVVPNDAPPVRWAGLLRRRQLWAVAAAKGLTDGVWYFYLFWLPKFLDARFGVKLVGLAAPLVAIYVLADVGSVGGGWLSGALLARGWTANRARKTAMLAMALLVVPTMFAPRAGGLWGAVALVALAAAAHQGWSANAYTLASDMFPRAAVASVIGIAGTAGALGGFLFQRATGHVLQNTHDYRPIFVVCGLAYVCAWAVVQLLAPRLEPVQLGATPAAASARP; encoded by the coding sequence ATGCACGCGATGCGGCCCCGCGTGGAGCTCGCGGCCGTCGCCTCCGCGGTGGAGGAGACGCGGGTCCGGCGCCCCGCGCCGGCGGACGCGCCGAATGGGCCACCGCGCGCGGGCCACGTGCGCTGGGTCATCTGCGCGCTCCTCTTCGCCGCGACGACGGTCAACTACGTCGACCGCCAGGTGCTCGGCATCCTCGCACCGACGCTGCAGCACGGCCTGGGGTGGACCGAGGCCGACTACGGCAACATCGTCTCGTGGTTCACGCTCGCCTACGGCGCCGGCTTCCTCTTCGCCGGGCGCGCGATCGACGCGCTCGGCACCCGCGCCGGCCTCGCGCTCGCCCTCGTCGCGTGGAGCCTGGCCTCGATGGGGCACGCGCTGGCGAGCACGGTGGCCGGCTTCTCGGCCGCGCGCTTCGCGCTCGGGCTGGCCGAGTCGGCCAACTTCCCGGCGTCGATCAAGACCGTGGCCGAGTGGTTCCCGGTGCGCGAGCGCGCGCTGGCCACGGGGTTGTTCAACGCCGGCACCAACGTCGGCGCGATCGTCGCGCCGGTCGTGGTGCCCTGGATCGCGCTCGCCTGGGGGTGGCGCATGGCGTTCGTGGTCACCGGCGCCGTCGGGTTTCTGTGGCTGGGCGCGTGGCTCACCTTCTACCGCCGCCCCGACGAGCACCCGCGCGTGACGCCGGCCGAGCTGGCGTACGTGCGGGGCGACGCACCTCGTGCAACGCCTAACTGTGTGGTGCCTAACGATGCGCCGCCCGTGCGCTGGGCGGGGCTGCTCCGGCGCCGGCAGCTGTGGGCCGTGGCCGCCGCGAAGGGGCTCACCGACGGGGTGTGGTACTTCTACCTATTCTGGCTTCCCAAATTCCTCGACGCGCGGTTCGGCGTGAAGCTCGTCGGGCTCGCGGCGCCGCTCGTGGCGATCTACGTGCTGGCCGACGTGGGGTCGGTGGGCGGCGGGTGGCTGTCGGGCGCGCTGCTCGCGCGCGGCTGGACGGCGAACCGGGCGCGCAAGACGGCGATGCTGGCGATGGCGCTGCTCGTCGTGCCGACGATGTTCGCGCCGCGCGCGGGCGGGCTCTGGGGCGCGGTGGCGCTCGTGGCGCTCGCGGCGGCGGCGCACCAGGGGTGGTCGGCCAACGCGTATACGCTGGCGAGCGACATGTTCCCGCGGGCCGCGGTGGCCTCGGTCATCGGCATCGCCGGCACGGCCGGCGCGCTCGGCGGTTTCCTCTTCCAGCGCGCGACGGGGCACGTGCTGCAGAACACGCACGACTACCGGCCGATCTTCGTCGTCTGCGGGCTCGCCTACGTGTGCGCGTGGGCGGTGGTCCAGCTGCTCGCGCCGCGCCTCGAACCCGTGCAGTTAGGCGCCACGCCGGCCGCGGCGAGCGCGCGCCCGTGA
- the uxaB gene encoding altronate oxidoreductase, which yields MSVSVRPRLTRALAESAAFRARTDLAPPPPAFADLPERALQFGTGALLRGLVVDALDQANRRGAFNGRVVVVGSTGSGRERAFTDQDGLYTLAVQGTVDGRPVRALRVVGAVSRALSADDDWDAVLACARDPLLSLIFSNTTEVGLALDPDPRADAADARAPRSFPAKLARVLLERARAFACAPSAGLAVVPCELVEHNGDTLRALVLDLAARWRAGDDFARWAERHVDFCNTLVDRIVPGAPAGAAADALAAATGYDDMLLTTCEPYHLFAIEGDDARRTRLGFVADGDESVFVTPDVGSLRERKVRLLNGTHTATAPLALLAGCETVREAVRDARLGPYVRRLLFDEIAPTLAQPGVDAYASAVLDRFDNGAIRHALWDITLQGTTKLRVRLTPTIQRYTAAYGRAPAALTLGLAAHLWFLRGALHDARRRAGLAVPPDDQGAAVRAHWDATGGRPTNDALRAVAHATCADRALWGENLAALPRVADAVAAHLTLLRDGGAAAALDALAPAVA from the coding sequence GTGAGCGTCTCGGTGCGGCCGCGGCTGACGCGCGCGCTCGCCGAGTCGGCGGCGTTCCGGGCGCGCACCGACCTCGCGCCGCCCCCGCCCGCGTTCGCCGACCTGCCCGAGCGCGCACTGCAGTTCGGCACGGGCGCGCTCCTCCGCGGCCTCGTCGTCGACGCGCTCGACCAGGCGAACCGCCGGGGCGCCTTCAACGGGCGCGTCGTCGTCGTCGGCTCGACCGGGAGCGGGCGCGAGCGCGCCTTCACCGACCAGGACGGGCTCTACACGCTCGCGGTGCAGGGCACCGTCGACGGCCGGCCGGTGCGCGCGCTCCGCGTCGTCGGCGCGGTGAGCCGCGCGCTCTCCGCCGACGACGACTGGGACGCCGTGCTCGCCTGCGCGCGCGACCCACTCCTCTCGCTCATCTTCTCGAACACCACCGAGGTCGGCCTCGCGTTAGACCCGGATCCGCGCGCGGACGCGGCCGACGCGCGCGCGCCCCGCTCGTTCCCGGCCAAGCTCGCCCGCGTCCTGCTGGAGCGGGCGCGCGCGTTCGCCTGCGCGCCGTCCGCCGGCCTCGCCGTCGTCCCCTGCGAGCTGGTCGAGCACAACGGCGACACGTTACGCGCGCTCGTCCTCGACCTCGCCGCGCGGTGGCGCGCGGGCGACGACTTCGCGCGGTGGGCCGAGCGCCACGTCGACTTCTGCAACACGCTCGTCGACCGCATCGTCCCGGGCGCGCCGGCCGGCGCGGCGGCGGACGCACTCGCCGCCGCCACCGGCTACGACGACATGCTCCTCACGACGTGCGAGCCCTACCACCTGTTCGCGATCGAGGGCGACGACGCACGCCGCACTCGCCTCGGCTTCGTTGCCGACGGCGACGAATCCGTGTTCGTCACCCCGGACGTCGGCTCCCTCCGCGAGCGCAAGGTCCGCCTGCTCAACGGCACCCACACCGCGACCGCGCCGCTCGCCCTGCTCGCCGGCTGCGAGACGGTGCGCGAGGCCGTGCGCGACGCGCGACTCGGCCCCTACGTCCGCCGCCTGCTCTTCGACGAGATCGCCCCCACCCTCGCGCAGCCCGGCGTGGACGCGTACGCGAGCGCGGTGCTCGACCGCTTCGACAACGGCGCGATCCGGCACGCCTTGTGGGACATCACGCTCCAGGGCACGACGAAGCTGCGCGTCCGATTGACCCCCACAATTCAGCGCTACACGGCCGCGTACGGGCGCGCGCCCGCGGCGCTCACGCTCGGCCTCGCCGCACACCTCTGGTTCCTGCGCGGCGCGCTCCACGACGCGCGCCGCCGCGCCGGGCTCGCGGTCCCTCCCGACGACCAGGGCGCCGCCGTCCGCGCGCACTGGGACGCGACGGGCGGCCGCCCCACCAACGACGCGCTCCGTGCCGTCGCCCACGCGACCTGCGCCGACCGCGCCCTCTGGGGCGAGAACCTCGCCGCGCTCCCCCGCGTGGCAGACGCCGTCGCCGCGCACCTGACCCTCCTGCGCGACGGCGGCGCGGCCGCGGCGCTCGACGCGCTCGCCCCCGCGGTCGCCTAA
- a CDS encoding N-acetylmannosaminyltransferase has product MGELWVDVLTRGDALHALDVLVARGEGGAVFTPNVDHVVMAERDEAFRAAYAGASLSLADGAPVVWASHVLRPRVPEKLSGSDMLLPIARLAASRGWRVYLLGGGPGSVAEAARRLRDEHGVHVVGTDDARIASEPDPALDAPVVARLRAARPDLVFVALGAPKQELFIARSLAGMGPVVAVGVGASLDFLAGTLRRSPAWMSRAGLEWLYRLGQEPRRLWRRYLIQDPKFVLVVLRTLCRPRRERVSHVPVR; this is encoded by the coding sequence GTGGGCGAGCTGTGGGTCGATGTACTTACGCGCGGCGACGCGCTCCACGCGCTCGACGTGCTCGTCGCACGAGGCGAGGGCGGGGCGGTGTTCACGCCGAACGTGGACCACGTCGTCATGGCCGAACGCGACGAGGCGTTCCGCGCGGCGTACGCCGGCGCGAGCCTGTCGCTCGCCGACGGCGCGCCGGTCGTGTGGGCGTCGCACGTGTTGCGCCCGCGTGTGCCCGAGAAGCTGTCGGGGTCGGACATGCTGCTGCCGATCGCGCGGCTCGCGGCCAGCCGCGGGTGGCGCGTCTACCTGTTAGGCGGCGGGCCGGGGAGTGTGGCGGAGGCCGCGCGCCGGCTACGCGACGAGCACGGCGTACACGTCGTCGGGACGGACGACGCCCGCATTGCGAGCGAACCCGATCCCGCACTCGACGCGCCGGTCGTCGCGCGCCTCCGCGCGGCCCGGCCCGACCTCGTGTTCGTCGCGCTCGGCGCGCCGAAGCAGGAGCTGTTCATCGCGCGGTCGTTGGCCGGGATGGGCCCGGTCGTCGCCGTGGGCGTCGGCGCGAGCCTGGACTTTCTCGCCGGTACGCTGCGCCGCTCGCCGGCATGGATGTCCCGCGCGGGGCTGGAATGGCTCTACCGCCTCGGCCAGGAGCCGCGCCGGCTGTGGCGTCGCTACCTGATTCAAGATCCGAAGTTCGTGCTCGTCGTGCTTCGAACGCTTTGCCGTCCGCGCCGCGAGCGCGTCTCCCACGTGCCCGTCCGCTGA
- a CDS encoding 2-dehydro-3-deoxy-phosphogluconate aldolase, whose translation MPPTATTSPPARAHVADAIIARAAVAVVRLPDTRRALAAVRAIADGGVTAIELTMTTPGALDLLEDLARGPDAGLLLGAGTVLDAGAARRAVDAGAAFVVSPVFSRDVLDEGHRLGVPVLPGAFTPTEIYAAHAAGADLVKLFPADTLGPAHVRGVLAPMPFLRLMPTGGVTPDNVGEWLRAGAVAVGLGSSLVDPTLVAAGDTAALTARARRVAAAVAEARG comes from the coding sequence GTGCCCCCGACCGCCACCACCAGCCCCCCGGCGCGCGCGCACGTCGCCGACGCGATCATCGCGCGCGCCGCCGTCGCGGTCGTGCGCCTCCCCGACACGCGTCGCGCGCTCGCCGCCGTCCGCGCCATCGCCGACGGCGGCGTGACCGCGATCGAGCTGACGATGACCACGCCCGGCGCCCTCGACCTCCTCGAGGACCTCGCCCGCGGCCCCGACGCCGGGCTGCTGTTGGGCGCCGGCACGGTCCTCGACGCCGGCGCCGCGCGCCGCGCGGTCGACGCGGGCGCCGCGTTCGTCGTCAGCCCGGTCTTCTCGCGCGACGTCCTCGACGAGGGCCACCGGCTCGGGGTCCCCGTCCTCCCCGGCGCGTTCACCCCGACCGAGATCTACGCCGCGCACGCCGCCGGCGCCGACCTCGTCAAGCTCTTCCCCGCGGACACGTTAGGCCCTGCCCACGTCCGCGGCGTCCTCGCGCCCATGCCCTTCCTCCGCCTCATGCCCACCGGCGGCGTCACCCCCGACAACGTCGGCGAGTGGCTCCGCGCGGGCGCCGTCGCCGTCGGCCTGGGCTCGTCGCTCGTCGACCCGACGCTCGTCGCCGCCGGCGACACGGCCGCGCTCACGGCGCGCGCCCGCCGCGTCGCCGCCGCCGTCGCGGAGGCGCGCGGGTGA
- a CDS encoding endoglucanase, which translates to MTRARAEPSSGAPPSPTPPMFISASARATQALRALLCAVTCAGAPRGAPSAAARTDAPLTFRVNTARRHAVSRFIYGANAATEPAPWAGATPPREVSFNRMGGNRLSAYNWTNNYSNAGSDAAYHNDQYLAASTTPGEAVRARAAATFARGAAFLATVPMLPYVAGDACNCDVGTSDVGRAARLAAHFRRNAASSTAGAADDGTVYQDAFVRWATHTFPGATGDSTRRLMFSLDNEPDAWHATHKEVESDQHDDPSAPRVQTYDAFIDTTIAFARAVKRAAPDALVFGPALATYTGILTLGRHPADDPTYGSWRARPFLDVYLDRLRAAESEAGRRLLDVVDVHWYPAAGTRGGPITNDYAPQDSATVEARLQAPRSLWDSTYDEHSWVSDVTAGPVRLLPRLRAQIAAHYPGTRLAVSEYYYGRAGDISGGIAQADVLGVFGREGVYAAALWPQANPWAPPYAGDGARAYAYAFAAFRMYLNYDGAGSCFGDLGVDATTSDADAASVYASLDARGRVVLVAINKRRTARTAQVVVAHPAALRSARVYTLTAGAPAPARAPDLALPAGNAFPYTMPALSVSTLVLSP; encoded by the coding sequence GTGACGCGCGCACGCGCCGAACCGTCGTCCGGAGCGCCGCCCTCCCCCACCCCGCCCATGTTCATCTCCGCGTCTGCCCGCGCCACGCAGGCCCTGCGCGCCCTGCTCTGCGCCGTCACGTGTGCGGGCGCCCCGCGCGGCGCGCCGTCAGCAGCCGCGAGGACCGACGCCCCGCTCACCTTCCGCGTCAACACCGCGCGCCGGCACGCCGTCTCCCGCTTCATCTACGGCGCGAACGCGGCCACCGAGCCCGCGCCCTGGGCCGGCGCCACGCCCCCGCGCGAGGTCAGCTTCAACCGCATGGGCGGCAACCGCCTCTCCGCGTACAACTGGACGAACAACTACTCCAACGCGGGCAGCGACGCCGCCTACCACAACGACCAGTACCTCGCCGCGAGCACGACGCCCGGCGAGGCCGTGCGCGCGCGCGCCGCGGCGACCTTCGCCCGCGGCGCGGCGTTCCTCGCCACGGTCCCCATGCTCCCGTACGTCGCCGGCGACGCGTGCAACTGCGATGTCGGCACGAGCGACGTGGGGCGCGCCGCCCGACTCGCCGCCCACTTCCGGCGGAACGCCGCGTCGTCCACCGCAGGCGCGGCCGACGACGGCACCGTCTACCAGGACGCGTTCGTGCGCTGGGCCACGCACACCTTCCCCGGCGCGACCGGCGACAGCACGCGGCGCCTCATGTTCTCGCTCGACAACGAGCCCGACGCCTGGCACGCCACGCACAAGGAAGTCGAGAGCGACCAACACGACGACCCGTCCGCGCCCCGCGTCCAGACCTACGACGCGTTCATCGACACCACGATCGCTTTCGCGCGCGCGGTCAAGCGCGCCGCGCCCGACGCCCTCGTCTTCGGCCCCGCCCTCGCGACGTACACGGGCATCCTCACCCTCGGCCGCCACCCCGCCGACGACCCCACCTACGGCAGCTGGCGCGCGCGCCCGTTCCTCGACGTCTACCTCGACCGGCTGCGCGCGGCGGAGTCCGAGGCAGGACGGCGGCTGTTAGACGTCGTCGACGTGCACTGGTACCCGGCCGCGGGCACGCGCGGCGGCCCGATCACCAACGACTACGCGCCGCAGGACTCCGCGACGGTCGAGGCGCGCCTGCAGGCCCCGCGCTCGCTGTGGGATTCGACGTACGACGAGCACAGCTGGGTCTCCGACGTCACCGCCGGCCCGGTGCGCCTCCTCCCGCGGCTCCGCGCCCAGATCGCCGCGCACTACCCCGGCACCCGCCTCGCCGTGAGCGAGTACTACTACGGCCGCGCCGGCGACATCTCGGGCGGCATCGCCCAGGCCGACGTGCTCGGCGTCTTCGGGCGCGAGGGCGTCTACGCCGCGGCGCTCTGGCCGCAGGCCAACCCCTGGGCCCCGCCCTACGCCGGCGACGGCGCCCGGGCCTACGCCTACGCGTTCGCCGCGTTCCGCATGTACCTGAACTACGACGGCGCGGGCAGCTGCTTCGGCGACCTGGGCGTCGACGCGACGACGAGCGACGCCGACGCCGCGTCCGTCTACGCGAGCCTCGACGCGCGCGGGCGCGTCGTCCTCGTCGCCATCAACAAGCGGCGCACCGCCCGGACGGCGCAGGTCGTCGTCGCCCACCCGGCCGCCCTGCGCAGCGCGCGCGTCTACACGCTGACCGCCGGCGCGCCCGCGCCCGCCCGCGCCCCGGACCTCGCCCTCCCCGCCGGCAACGCGTTCCCCTACACCATGCCGGCCCTCAGCGTGAGCACGCTCGTCCTGAGCCCCTGA
- a CDS encoding glycosyl transferase: protein MTPATVVDGALAVTAAPALAAAGYLAALAATARPVAPPPAADSVRFDVVVPAHDEAGGIGATVASLLALDYPRAKFRVLVVADNCTDDTAARARAAGALVLKRHDAARRGKGYALAHAYAACLADGVADAVVVVDADTVVSPNLLRAFAARFAAGEAAVQAEYGVRNATATWRTRLMAVAFACYHTTRSLGRERLRLSCGLRGNGMGFSADTLRRHPHRAFSRVEDVEYGVALGAAGVRVAYVPEATVLGDMPTTAEAAQTQRERWETGRAGLVRRLVPTLVRATIARRDRVPLDLAADLLVPPLTTLVAVAVLGTAIATASAWRGWAGPLGVAPWGAVLVCLAAYVARGAALAGHGPRVLLDLAWGPAYAAWKLAVALHPRTRGDTWVRTARAPVVAAPDGPAIERVAGAPHTSGAS, encoded by the coding sequence GTGACGCCCGCGACCGTGGTGGACGGCGCGCTCGCGGTGACCGCGGCTCCGGCGCTGGCGGCCGCCGGCTACCTCGCGGCGCTCGCGGCCACGGCCCGTCCCGTCGCGCCGCCGCCAGCGGCCGACTCGGTGCGCTTCGACGTCGTCGTCCCGGCGCACGACGAGGCCGGCGGGATCGGCGCCACGGTCGCGAGTCTGCTCGCGCTCGACTACCCGCGTGCGAAGTTCCGCGTGTTAGTCGTCGCCGACAACTGCACCGACGACACCGCCGCCCGCGCGCGGGCGGCCGGCGCGCTGGTGCTCAAGCGCCACGACGCGGCGCGCCGCGGTAAGGGGTACGCGCTGGCGCACGCCTACGCCGCGTGCCTGGCGGACGGCGTCGCGGACGCGGTGGTCGTCGTCGACGCCGACACGGTCGTGTCGCCTAACCTGCTGCGTGCGTTCGCCGCGCGCTTCGCCGCGGGCGAGGCGGCCGTGCAGGCGGAGTACGGCGTCCGCAACGCCACGGCGACGTGGCGCACGCGGCTCATGGCCGTCGCGTTCGCCTGCTACCACACCACGCGCTCCCTCGGCCGCGAGCGCCTGCGCCTGTCGTGCGGCCTGCGCGGCAACGGCATGGGCTTCAGCGCGGACACGCTGCGCCGCCACCCGCACCGCGCCTTCTCGCGCGTCGAGGACGTGGAGTACGGCGTCGCGCTCGGCGCCGCGGGCGTGCGCGTCGCGTACGTCCCCGAGGCGACGGTACTCGGCGACATGCCGACCACGGCGGAGGCGGCCCAGACCCAGCGCGAGCGGTGGGAAACCGGGCGCGCAGGCCTCGTACGCCGTCTCGTGCCGACACTCGTCCGTGCGACGATCGCGCGTCGTGATCGCGTACCACTCGACCTCGCGGCCGACCTGCTCGTGCCGCCACTGACCACGCTCGTGGCGGTAGCCGTTCTTGGCACCGCGATCGCCACGGCGTCCGCGTGGCGCGGGTGGGCCGGCCCGCTTGGCGTTGCCCCGTGGGGGGCGGTGCTCGTCTGCCTCGCGGCGTACGTGGCGCGCGGCGCGGCGCTCGCCGGCCACGGCCCGCGCGTGCTCCTCGACCTCGCGTGGGGGCCGGCGTACGCCGCGTGGAAGCTCGCCGTCGCCTTACACCCGCGCACGCGCGGCGACACGTGGGTGCGCACCGCGCGCGCCCCGGTCGTCGCCGCGCCGGACGGACCCGCGATCGAGCGCGTCGCCGGCGCGCCGCACACCTCTGGAGCCTCGTAA
- a CDS encoding 2-dehydro-3-deoxygluconokinase codes for MSAPAAPQVGPPDVGAPHVVTFGEVLLRLSPPHPHERLFQSPTLRTWFGGSEANVAAGLARLGTAVEHVTRVPAHAVGDAALAALRAEGVGVRHVARGGTRLGAYFVESGADLRPLHTVYDRAGSAFAELEPAHLDWDAALRGVEWFHVSGIVPALGDGPRRTLGAALDAARARGIPVSVDLNWRPALWNGRDPRPTIERLAASAHLLIANPGAVDIMLGEPTAGTAPEPPDALRDTAARLCARFGCADVALTQRDVRSAHAHAWTAHLYEGATGTLHSAPRYEMHVVDRVGGGDSFVAALLHARLAGRPPADAVRFAAAAGALKLTIPGDFNRVSAEEVDRLLAAAAPGS; via the coding sequence GTGAGCGCGCCCGCCGCGCCGCAGGTCGGCCCGCCGGACGTCGGTGCACCGCACGTCGTCACTTTCGGCGAGGTGCTCCTGCGCCTCTCGCCGCCACACCCGCACGAGCGCCTCTTCCAGTCCCCGACCCTGCGCACCTGGTTCGGAGGGAGCGAGGCCAACGTCGCCGCCGGACTCGCCCGCCTCGGCACCGCGGTGGAGCACGTCACGCGCGTGCCCGCCCACGCGGTCGGTGACGCGGCACTCGCGGCGTTGCGCGCCGAGGGCGTCGGCGTGCGGCACGTCGCGCGCGGCGGCACCCGCCTCGGCGCGTACTTCGTCGAGAGCGGCGCCGACCTGCGCCCACTCCACACCGTCTACGACCGCGCGGGCTCCGCATTCGCCGAGCTCGAGCCCGCGCATCTCGACTGGGACGCGGCCCTCCGCGGCGTGGAGTGGTTCCACGTCTCGGGCATCGTCCCCGCGCTCGGCGACGGGCCCAGGCGCACGCTCGGCGCGGCCCTCGACGCCGCGCGCGCCCGCGGCATCCCGGTGAGCGTGGACCTCAACTGGCGCCCGGCCCTCTGGAACGGGCGCGACCCGCGCCCAACCATCGAGCGGCTCGCCGCGTCAGCGCACCTCCTGATCGCCAACCCCGGCGCCGTCGACATCATGCTCGGCGAGCCCACCGCGGGCACCGCCCCCGAACCGCCGGACGCCCTGCGCGACACCGCGGCCAGGCTCTGCGCCCGCTTCGGCTGCGCGGACGTCGCCCTCACGCAACGCGACGTGCGCTCGGCGCACGCGCACGCGTGGACCGCGCACCTCTACGAGGGCGCGACCGGCACGCTCCACTCCGCCCCTCGCTACGAGATGCACGTGGTCGACCGCGTCGGCGGCGGCGACAGCTTCGTCGCGGCGCTCCTCCACGCGCGGCTCGCCGGCCGCCCGCCGGCCGACGCCGTCCGCTTCGCGGCCGCGGCCGGCGCGTTGAAGCTGACCATCCCCGGCGACTTCAACCGCGTCTCGGCCGAGGAGGTCGACCGGCTGCTCGCCGCGGCGGCGCCCGGTTCGTAG
- the manB gene encoding mannose-1-phosphate guanylyltransferase, whose protein sequence is MRSVQGIVLAGSYYWGEGAFERLLRGPLLPVAQRPIITFPLAWLRAGAVESATVCANSSTPMVEGALGDGAALGMTLSYYADAQPRGPAGCARDAAALNPAETYVIVEGAMVPSLDLGELLAAHWRAGAAATTVVEVDRRRAAVGTPRRGAPGGIYVFERHVLEGVPAAGFQDIKQGLLERLYAAGARVHVHEMRGLSPRILDYASYAAVSGWLIATAARRPDFRDYVPVGDGLRHPTATVDPSARLIGPVIVGPGASVGPDAVLVGPTSIGAHSAVEAGAVVSRSSVWDQCCVGVGAVVDASLLAHAVVIAPGERLMSAVEVVDSAPIADLPASPPHPAPDPEEVRVPSDFSLFPGMLAPGRTTG, encoded by the coding sequence ATGCGGTCGGTTCAGGGCATCGTCCTCGCCGGCTCCTATTACTGGGGTGAAGGCGCCTTCGAGCGCCTGCTGCGCGGCCCGCTGCTCCCCGTCGCGCAACGCCCGATCATCACCTTCCCGCTCGCTTGGCTGCGCGCGGGCGCTGTCGAGTCAGCCACAGTCTGCGCCAACAGCTCGACCCCGATGGTCGAAGGCGCGCTCGGCGACGGCGCCGCACTCGGGATGACGCTGTCCTACTACGCCGACGCGCAGCCGCGTGGGCCCGCCGGCTGTGCGCGCGACGCCGCGGCGCTGAATCCCGCCGAGACGTACGTCATCGTCGAGGGCGCGATGGTGCCGTCGCTCGACCTCGGCGAGCTGCTCGCGGCGCACTGGCGCGCCGGCGCGGCCGCGACCACGGTGGTCGAGGTCGACCGACGGCGCGCCGCGGTCGGGACGCCACGCCGGGGTGCGCCCGGCGGCATCTACGTCTTCGAGCGCCACGTCCTCGAAGGCGTTCCCGCCGCAGGCTTTCAGGACATCAAGCAGGGGCTCCTGGAGCGGCTCTACGCCGCGGGCGCGCGCGTGCACGTGCACGAGATGCGCGGACTCTCGCCCCGCATCCTTGATTACGCGAGCTACGCGGCGGTCAGCGGCTGGCTCATCGCCACCGCGGCGCGGCGGCCCGACTTCCGCGACTACGTGCCCGTGGGCGACGGGCTGCGCCACCCCACGGCAACCGTCGACCCGAGCGCGCGACTCATCGGCCCCGTGATCGTCGGCCCCGGCGCATCCGTCGGGCCGGACGCGGTGTTGGTCGGTCCGACCAGCATCGGCGCGCACTCGGCCGTCGAGGCCGGGGCCGTCGTCTCGCGCTCGAGCGTGTGGGACCAGTGCTGCGTCGGAGTGGGCGCCGTGGTCGACGCGTCGCTGCTCGCGCACGCGGTCGTAATCGCGCCCGGCGAGCGCCTGATGAGCGCCGTCGAGGTGGTCGACTCCGCGCCGATCGCCGACCTACCCGCGTCTCCACCCCACCCCGCGCCCGACCCCGAAGAGGTGCGGGTGCCGAGCGACTTCTCGCTCTTCCCGGGGATGCTCGCGCCCGGCCGCACGACCGGCTGA